The Nostoc sp. 'Peltigera membranacea cyanobiont' N6 genome contains the following window.
AGGTAAATACTAATAAAAATCAGCCATTACTGATTATCACAACTGTTGAGGGGAGAGTAATTCAGCAAGTTTTAGATGGTATCCAAAAAGCAATTGCACCAGAATCATCCCCAATTGTACCTGCTGATTTTATTTGTCCAACTGTGCCCCAAGCCGCACTAATGACTCAACTATTTGCCAAACAACTCCTAAGACAGGATGAAATTAATCGTCAAATCATCACAGCCCGCACTACCAAGTTGCAGCAGCTAAATCAAGAACTGCACGATAAGGAGCAACTCCAAGATGAATATCTGAAGAATTTATGTCAAGAACTGCGTACACCTCTGACGCACATGAAGACAGCACTTTCGTTATTGAATTCTCCTAATCTCAAGCCCCCGCAGCGACAACGTTACTTACAGATGTTAAATACCCAGTGCGATCAGCAAAATTCCCTAATTACTGGTTTATTGGAACTGTTGCAACTAGAACGTAATTTAGAGGGGACGGCTTTAGAGTCGGTGCGGCTCTCAGATATTGTACCGGGAGTAGTCAGTACCTACCAACCTCTAGCCCAAGAAAAAGGGATTATGCTAGCCTACACCGTACCCACTGAACTCCCATCTATTTGGTGTGTGAGTGGTGGGCTGAGGCAGATTGTAATTAGTCTGCTGCACAACAGCATTAAGTTTACTCCTAATGGCGGTGAAGTATGGGTGCGTGCCCGTCTTCAAGGCGATTATGTCCAATTAGAATTCCGCGATCCGGGTATCGGTATTGCCGAAAGTGAGATTCCTAAAATCTTTGACCGATTTTATCGGGTGCGTGCAGCAGCAACTGAAGATTATGGTGGTGCTGGTTTGGGGTTGACAATAGTACAGCAATTGCTGCTGCGCTGTGGCGGATCTATTTCTGTGAAAAGTAAATTATATGAAGGTTCCACATTTACAGTACAACTGGCGACTGTTAACAATACCCCAAGAGCGATCGCAATCCAAAAGGAGTGATGAGTTTTGATTATCCCCTAAGTAACTTTGTGGTGCTATACAACCTTGCCTTTTTTAAAGTTAACCAAAAAAAGCATCACAAATTTAGGCATAATCTATTTTGCTCATAAAGTTAATAAAAGGAATTAAAATTTAGTCACTAGCTAATTATCTCTATTGTGAACAATTAGTTTTTAATTCCTTCTTTTCCCCTGCTTACCAATAATTATTAGCTAGAAGTTTTTGGGATTACGGCGGTAATTTGGCGGAGCATCATGACTTGCCAATAAGGTATGGGAGCAAGCAATACAGTCCCTGTTCCTTCAAAACTATTGACAAGAAACTCTCCAGAAGTCATCGAGCCTAAAAGAGATTTGGTAGCTTTTTCAACGCGATATTGTACAGTACTTGTGCGAGCGATCGCGAAATTTCCATCGACAACTAATCGGTCATTTTGTAAATTTATTACTTCTACAGGGCCTTGTGCTACCATTACCACTTTACCCCTGCCTTTGACTTTTGTTTGAAACAAGCCCTCGCCACCAATTAAGCCTGATAAAAACTTGTTTCGTTCAATTCCTATTTCTACAGCGCCATCACTAGCCCAATAAGCGCCACTATCTAAAATCCATTCACTACCGTCTAATTCTAGAATGTGATATCCCGCTAAAGACGGCTCTAAATATAATTCACCCGTACCTGTATATGTAGGACGGAAAATGTTTTCTCCTGTCGCTAAGGATTTTAAAAATCCGCCTGCTGAAGGAGGTTTAGATTGCATCTGAATGTTGCCGCGTATATAGTACATAGCACCAGATTCAGTCTTTACTGTTTCGTTTTGCAAAGTTACCTTGACTAAACGTAAGCTTTCTCGTTCGATTACTTCAAAACTTGCCATAATTTTCCTGTTGATTTTTTCCCAAATGTATACTTAGCTCTTAGCCAGAATTTATATACATTTTTGGCATCTATTTTTAAAGATGGCAAGTTATATTATGTCCGCCTGATTGTTTATTAGACCCGAAGAACCCCCACCTCGCCAAAGCTATGGTTTGTCTCCCCTCCCTTTAGTAAGCAACGGTGTACACACAAGTCTTATAGTTGCCCCAGAGCCTTTTGATCCCCCCAACCCCCCGATAAATTGGGGGGCAAAAGTCTCTTAAAGTCCCCCAATTTATCGGGGGATTTAGGGGGATCTCCAACGATTTTGGGTCTGTACGAGGTTTTAATTACTGTTTAATTTCATCTGAGTTCGATGGATTATGTTTTACCCGCATAAAAAGACTTCTCCTTGCTTTGAACTAAATTTTAAAGCAAGGAGAAGTCTTTTAAACTCACGTTAGTTTAGGTGAATATTTATAATTTAAAAAAATAGTTTATGAATCTTCACTCCTAGATTTTTGCTCCTGATTTATGTTGATTGCTAACTTCCAAGGGAAGGAAAATCGTCAAGACTTCCCCATAGTGTGGACGCTGGCGGACAATCAATTTTCCACCGATCGCCTGAAACAAATGCTTAGTCGCGGCGATATTCAAACTAATCGTACCCGTTTCTGGTTGGAACATCAGCAATTGACCAAGGGCTTTGCGAATTGGTGGCGTTGCAGGTGTAGCGGCTTTACTCGAATCTTTGCACCCAAATTGGGGGGATAATTGTAACTTCAGTTGATCTCCAGCCGGGATAACTTGTACTTGAATATGGCTACCAGAAGGTAAGCTGCGAGTGAAATTCTCTATCAAACCAGTGAGTACCTGATCTAACATCATGGGATTGCTGACCACAGTTGGTAGTTGCTGGGGTAAAACAACATTTAAAGTTAAGTTCCGCCGATGTGCTGCTTGTTCCCATCGGGGAATGCTTTGCTGCAACACTTGATCTAAAGACATCGGTGTGAGTTGAGTTTTTGACGATTTTGTAGAGGCTGTAGTTTCTAGTTCTGCTGCCTTAAATAGCAACTCCATGCGGTCTATTTGCTCAGTACACTCATGATCGATAACTTTTAAGCGATCGACCACGCTGCGATCTAAGTCTTGCCGCTTCAGCAACAGACGGGTCATCGTGCGAATCGTTGTTAAAGGTGTGCGGACTTCGTGAGCGAAAGCTTGAAGCAATTCTACATCAGGATTTTTGGATTGGGCATTGGACATTGAACATGGGTTATTCTCTTTGTCTTCTTTGTCCCTAGTTCCTATTCCCCACTCCCTAGTCTCTTCTGCTTCTGTTAATTCCTGAAGCAACAACTGACTAAACTGATTCATGATGCGGTAGTCTGGTGCTACCGGGGAATACTGTTCTACTAATGCATCTAGATGGGCAAAAAATTCTGGATTAGCCAGCATTACCCTGGTTCCTAGCGATCGCCAAGCTTGCTGTACTACTTCTGGCTCAAAAGAAAATGAAAAGGTTTTTTTACCGTTTTTGTGGGTTGCTAAAACCAGGGCTAATCTAAATTTATCTGTAAAAACTAAGCAAAACTGCTCTGTCCCTAGCGGATCGGCAGGTAATAAGGGAAGTACTGATTCATGAGGAGCAACGTCTTCATTTATAGATGCGTTGTCGTAGTCCAACCCAGGCATCTTATCTGGCATCTGAAATGGCATCAGTGCCAAGGGATTAAATGGTTTTGCCGTAAAAGTTACTGTTTGTAAGCTTTGAGTCAGTTTTGGCTGACTAAATAAGGGTGCGGGTGCAGCTAAAACTAATCCTTGGGTTGTATCAACTGAAGTACCTGCTAAAGTATTTAATAGCAAATGTTCTGTCGCAGCTAGGCTGACACGCCACTGCCGCTCTGCTTTACCAGGCGAACATTCAGTCACACTTGATTGATTTTCAGTTAAGATTTCGTTTAGACTTGGCAATATCCATTCGTACACAGGTTTTCACCCCCTAATTCAAGAGCGACTAACAGCGTCTTAAGGTAGAAATTTCACTACTACCTACGAGGTTATAGCCATTTGTGTACTATTGAAAGTGGTAGAACCGAACAATTCGGGCGCAATTTCCCCTATATGGCGATGTCTACAACGGGCTACGCCTACGCACTTATTTTTCAAAAACCCTTATATTTACCCTGTTACCCGATCGTCGCGATCGCAGATTGATATTGTGCTGATTTGCCGGCTCGAATCGGGATTGCGATCGCAAACTCTGCACCCTGTCCTGGTGATGAAATACATTTTAAAGATCCACCATGCTTTTCAGCAATTATCTGGTAGCTGATCGATAATCCCATACCAGTCCCCTTACCAACTGTTTTCGTAGTGAAAAAAGGGTCAAATAAGCGCGACTGGATGACTTCTGGAATTCCTAATCCATTATCAACAATCCGAATCACGGCTAATTCATTTACCTGTTGAGAAGAAATGCGAATCAAGGGATTTGGACAAAGTTCTTTTTGGAAAGCCTCTTCTAAAGCATCGATTGCATTTGCCAAAAGGTTCATAAATACCTGATTCATTTGCCCTGCAAAACACTGAATTTTAGGCATTTCGCCATATTCTTTGACCACTTGAATTTGAGGACGATTATTTTGTGCCTTGAGTCGGTGTTGCAAAATTAGCAGAGTACTTTCAATTCCTTCATGCAGATCGGCTGTTTTGAACTCAGCTTCATCCAAACGAGAGAAGATTCGGAGACTGAGAACAATTTCTCGGATGCGTTTAGCCCCCATTTTCATTGAGGTTAATATCTTAGGCAAATCTTCTGTTAGGTAATCAATATCGGTCAGTTGGTTAGCATTTTGAATTTCTGGCTCTGGATAGGGGTAGTATTTTTGATAAAGCTTAATTAACAGCAACATCTGTTGAGTGTAATCATCAGCGTATTCGAGGTTGCCGTAGATAAAATTAACCGGATTGTTGATTTCATGGGCAACTCCCGCAACTAGTTGACCCAGACTGGACATCTTTTCAGATTGAATTAATTGGATTTGGGTTTTTTGCAGGTCTTTCAGAGCTTGCTGAAGTTCTACTTCTGCCTGCTGGCGATCGGTAATTTCATCTCGTAATTGTTCGTTAGCATTGACTAACTTATCTCTGGAATGTTGCAAATCGTCCGCCATTTTGTTCAACGAGGTAGCTAACTCGCCAATTTCGTCCTGAGAGTGAATACTAACTCTCGTATCCAGCTTCCCTTCAGCCAGATATAGCAAAGCTTGCTGGAGTTGTTTAATCGGTTTTGAGATACTTATAGATATCAAATAGCCTGCTAATAATGCCAGGATGCCACAAGCCAAACTGATAACCGATGTCACAACAATATTTTTTTCGGCTGTTGCTAGTGCTGCTTTATAAAGCGGTGTATATTCCAGAATGACTGCACCAATTGTTTCACCTTTGCTAGTCTTAAAAGCAACAGCAATCAATTGAATGCCC
Protein-coding sequences here:
- a CDS encoding sensor histidine kinase, translated to MYEWILPSLNEILTENQSSVTECSPGKAERQWRVSLAATEHLLLNTLAGTSVDTTQGLVLAAPAPLFSQPKLTQSLQTVTFTAKPFNPLALMPFQMPDKMPGLDYDNASINEDVAPHESVLPLLPADPLGTEQFCLVFTDKFRLALVLATHKNGKKTFSFSFEPEVVQQAWRSLGTRVMLANPEFFAHLDALVEQYSPVAPDYRIMNQFSQLLLQELTEAEETREWGIGTRDKEDKENNPCSMSNAQSKNPDVELLQAFAHEVRTPLTTIRTMTRLLLKRQDLDRSVVDRLKVIDHECTEQIDRMELLFKAAELETTASTKSSKTQLTPMSLDQVLQQSIPRWEQAAHRRNLTLNVVLPQQLPTVVSNPMMLDQVLTGLIENFTRSLPSGSHIQVQVIPAGDQLKLQLSPQFGCKDSSKAATPATPPIRKALGQLLMFQPETGTISLNIAATKHLFQAIGGKLIVRQRPHYGEVLTIFLPLEVSNQHKSGAKI
- a CDS encoding DICT sensory domain-containing protein, coding for MNVSLAKDLSVYQLVMGVQVPPKPLSLSPATLLSLVRAQIDLLIEQQIAATLWVKLPPEKIWQSELARYQSSVGASSLIYTCQIEESGKGRAGEDEGGGEENTPSSPSSSSSPHHVTVHLPPDSQLRRENFLMVLSPQFCSLILAHRPLKKRKNQISTKVNTNKNQPLLIITTVEGRVIQQVLDGIQKAIAPESSPIVPADFICPTVPQAALMTQLFAKQLLRQDEINRQIITARTTKLQQLNQELHDKEQLQDEYLKNLCQELRTPLTHMKTALSLLNSPNLKPPQRQRYLQMLNTQCDQQNSLITGLLELLQLERNLEGTALESVRLSDIVPGVVSTYQPLAQEKGIMLAYTVPTELPSIWCVSGGLRQIVISLLHNSIKFTPNGGEVWVRARLQGDYVQLEFRDPGIGIAESEIPKIFDRFYRVRAAATEDYGGAGLGLTIVQQLLLRCGGSISVKSKLYEGSTFTVQLATVNNTPRAIAIQKE
- a CDS encoding sensor histidine kinase — protein: MKISQKLIAGILGMATLSVIVGAISAHQQLKIAKYLAQQEAEEVAGLLGYFVSHELEYHEMRSRKEMLAHLQEHVQSLHKQRQRDLEIVDRNKIILADVVAEDIGTRLDRDRNNEVGKTIQDDIPRIYIEVSPEYPQGIQLIAVAFKTSKGETIGAVILEYTPLYKAALATAEKNIVVTSVISLACGILALLAGYLISISISKPIKQLQQALLYLAEGKLDTRVSIHSQDEIGELATSLNKMADDLQHSRDKLVNANEQLRDEITDRQQAEVELQQALKDLQKTQIQLIQSEKMSSLGQLVAGVAHEINNPVNFIYGNLEYADDYTQQMLLLIKLYQKYYPYPEPEIQNANQLTDIDYLTEDLPKILTSMKMGAKRIREIVLSLRIFSRLDEAEFKTADLHEGIESTLLILQHRLKAQNNRPQIQVVKEYGEMPKIQCFAGQMNQVFMNLLANAIDALEEAFQKELCPNPLIRISSQQVNELAVIRIVDNGLGIPEVIQSRLFDPFFTTKTVGKGTGMGLSISYQIIAEKHGGSLKCISSPGQGAEFAIAIPIRAGKSAQYQSAIATIG
- a CDS encoding AIM24 family protein, with amino-acid sequence MASFEVIERESLRLVKVTLQNETVKTESGAMYYIRGNIQMQSKPPSAGGFLKSLATGENIFRPTYTGTGELYLEPSLAGYHILELDGSEWILDSGAYWASDGAVEIGIERNKFLSGLIGGEGLFQTKVKGRGKVVMVAQGPVEVINLQNDRLVVDGNFAIARTSTVQYRVEKATKSLLGSMTSGEFLVNSFEGTGTVLLAPIPYWQVMMLRQITAVIPKTSS